Within the Marixanthomonas sp. SCSIO 43207 genome, the region CTTCAATATATTGGTCTAAGGTACTTTGCTCAACAGGTTCTTTTTCTGAAACTGAACTTCCACAAGAAAAAGTGGTAAACACCAAAAGTATAATTGCCAGGCTTTTTTTTACGACCAACCCGTTTACTGCGTTACTAAAATAAAGTGGAGATAGTTTTACCAGTTGTTTTAAAATAGCTGAAGCTTTCGGCTTTTTAAAACCAAGTTTCATTAATAAAACTGTATTTTTGACTGTAGATAACCGCATAAACCTATTTGTGAATTTCGAATTTTTCATTGCCCGGCGCATTATTGCTTCAAAGGACTATAAAAGTAGTATTTCGGCACCAATAATAAAAATTGCAATTACTGCAATTGCCATTGGTATTATTATGATGCTGGTTTCTATAGCCACGGGTGTAGGACTTCAAAAAAAGATTCGTGAAAAAGTTTCGGCTTTTAATGGTGATATTATCATTACCAATTTTGACACAAATTTTTCAGACGATTCTCAAATTCCTATTTCAAAACAACAAGATTTTTATCCCAAATTTTCTAGTGTAGACGGAATTAAACATATTCAAATTTCCGCATTAAAAGGTGGTGTGATTCGAACTGCAGAAAACTTTGAAGGTGTTGTGGTAAAAGGGGTTGGTGATGATTATAATTGGGCAGTTTTTGATGACTTTATTGTAGAAGGCAGGTTACCAGATTATTCAGAAAATTTAAATGATGAAATTCTTATTTCACAATACCTCGCCAATAGATTGCAATTTAAAGTAGGTGATAGAGTGAACACTTTTTTTCTCCAAGATGCCGAAAATAGAAAAACAAGAAGCCGTGGGTTTACCATTGTAGGGATTTACAACAGTGGATTTCAACAATTTGATGAACAATATATTATAGCAGATATTCGTCACATTCAACGACTCAATAAATGGGATGATAACCAAATTGGCGCTTTTGAAGTTTTTGTTGATGATTTTGACAATATTCAATCCATTGGTAACGCTGTTTATAATGAAACTAGCAGTACACTCGATACACAAACCATACGAGATAAATACGGCGCTATATTTGAGTGGCTTGACCTTTTTGACTTTAACATTGCGCTTATTATTGGTATTATGATTTTGGTAGCCGGAATCAATATGATTACCGCTTTGTTGGTTTTAATTTTAGAACGTACCCAGATGATAGGCATTTTGAAAGCATTAGGAAGCAATGACTGGAGCGTGCGCAAAGTATTTATTTATAATGCAATGTATTTAATTGGTGTAGGCCTGTTTTGGGGAAATGTAATAGGGTTAGCGTTATTATTTCTTCAGAAATATTTCAAACTCTTCCCCTTAAACCCCGATACCTATTACGTTACCGAAGCTCCAGTATACATCGATATTGGCTACATTTTGCTATTAAATGCAGGAACCTTTATATTATGTCTATTGATGTTGCTTATTCCTTCTTATATCATAGCCAAAATATCTCCAGTAAAAGCCATTCGGTTTGAGTAATAGAAAATCTTGTAGTTCGATAAACGAAACAGTACCTTTGCAATCGATAAAAAATAGCTATGAAATACGCAGAAAATATCTTAGGAACCATTGGTAATACACCCTTGGTTAAAATTAACAAGTTAGCCGAAGAAATCCCAGCTTTAGTGCTTGCCAAATATGAAACCTTTAATCCAGGAAATTCAGTTAAAGACCGTATGGCTGTCAAAATGATTGAAGATGCTGAAGCAGACGGTCGTCTAAAACCCGGCGGAACTATCATAGAAGGAACCAGCGGCAATACCGGAATGGGTTTGGCCTTGGCTGCTATTATAAAAGGATATAAAATGGTATGCGTGATTAGCGATAAACAAAGTAAAGAGAAGATGGATATTCTGCGAGCAGTAGGTAGCGAAGTGGTGGTTTGCCCTACCGATGTAGAACCCGATGATCCGCGTTCGTATTATTCTACTTCAAAACGCTTAGCCGAAGAAACTCCTAATAGTTGGTATGTAAACCAATACGATAACCCTAGTAATGCAAAAGCACACTATGAAAGCACAGGACCCGAAATTTGGGAGCAGACCGAAGGTAAAATCACACATTTTGTTGTAGGAGTAGGTACGGGAGGTACCATAAGTGGTGTAGGTAAATACCTAAAGGAGAAAAACCCAAATATCAAAATATGGGGTATCGATACCTACGGAAGTGTTTTTAAAAAATATCACGAAACCGGCGAGTTTGATGAAAAAGAAATCTATCCATATATTACCGAAGGTATTGGAGAAGATATTCTTCCAGCCAATGTAGATTTTGATATTATTGATGGATTTACCAAAGTTACCGATAAGGACGCCGCGGTGTACACCCGCAAACTGGCCGAAGAAGAAGGTATGTTTTTAGGAAATTCGGCTGGAGCAGCGATGAAAGGATTACTTCAATTAAAAGATAAATTTTCCAAAGATGATGTGGTGGTGGTATTATTTCATGACCACGGAAGCCGTTATGTAGCCAAAATCTACAATGATGATTGGATGCGTAAACAAGGCTTTATTGAATAATATTTCAGAAATAAAAATTTTATACATCCCGTTCCATTGCATTTGGAGCGGGATTTTTTTACTTTTAAAGTGAAATGAAACGAGAAGCACAAAAACTCTTTAAATATTTACGTACCAAACCGGTACCGGTAAATACACGTGAAATTTTGGCCCTTGAACGAACCAAACTCGCCAATGAACGCACCTTGTTGGCATACATTAAAGCATCCTTATATTTATTGTTAGGTGGTTTGGCTTTATTAGGTCTTGAAGATTTTCAAAGCATCCGCTGGTTAGGGTATGTAGCGCTGGTGGTGTGTATTGTTTTTTTAGGGGTAGGAATTATGCGGTATATTGTATTAAACCGAAGGTTATATAAGTGGCATCGCGTTTTGTTTACCGATACGATTCCTGAAGAAAATAATACAGACGATACAGCTTCAAAATAAAACGTATCTTCGTTACTGAAACTCCCCTCAATTTTTTCTAAAATGAAAGAAGATTTTCTGCATTACGTGTGGAAGTTTCAAAAATTTACAACTACACAATTACACTCAACTCAAGGGGAGCTGGTTAATGTGATTTCGGTTGGAATGCATAATCACAACTCTGGGCCAGACTTTTTTAATGCAAAAATTTCAATTGATGGACAATTATGGGCAGGCAATGTAGAGATTCACTTAAAAGCTTCAGATTGGTATGCACACCATCATGAAAAAGATACAGCGTATGACTCGGTAATTTTACACGTAGTTTGGGAACAAGATGCAGAAGTATTTACAAAAGACAACGCATCAATCCCCACTATTGAATTAAAAAACTGTGTTGATACAAAAATACTTACTAGATACAAAGAGTTGTTTGCTAAAAAGCAAAGATGGATTCCTTGTGATAATCAATTTAGTCAAGTAGATTCTTTTATACTTACTAATTGGTTAGAACGCTTGTATTTTGAACGCTTACAACAAAAATCTGAATTAATTTTAAAAGAATTAGCAACATCAAACAATCACTGGGAAGCTGTATTGTTTAAGTTGCTAGCTAAAAATTTTGGACTCAAAGTAAATGGTGATTCCTTTTACAGTATTGCGCAATCGATTGATTTTTCGGTAGTAAAAAAATGTGTACAACCATTAGATCTGGAGGCTTTGCTTATGGGACAAGCCGGTTTATTAGCAGGTCACAATGAAGACGGTTATGGTAAAAAACTTCAGCAAACGTATATGTACCTTTGTCATAAATTTAATATATCAAATACTGAAGTAGTAGTGCCAAAATACTTCAGGTTGAGACCGCCTAATTTTCCAACAATTCGGTTATCACAATTGGCGATGCTATACGCAAACCAGAAACATTTGTTTTCAAAAATCATTTCAATTTCAGAAAAGAACGATTTTTATACCCTTTTTGATGTTTCTGCTTCAACATATTGGGATGCGCATTATAACTTTGGCACCGTTTCTTCAAAGCGGAAAAAGAAATTGACCAAGACTTTTATTGATTTACTGCTCATCAATACGATTATTCCTTTAAAATTTTGCTATGCTTCCTATTTGAAAAAAGATATTTCAGAAGAAATTATCCGGCTGGCTACTTCTATAGCAAAGGAGCAAAATACGATTATCAAAAAATTTAATGCACTAATGCCAATCGCCGAAACTGCTTTACAATCTCAAGGATTACTTCAGTTAAAAAATCAATATTGTGATCAAATACAATGTTTACAATGTGCTGTAGGAACGAGTATTTTGAACAAACAAAGTGAAGAATTTTAGGTTTAAAGTTTTATTTAAAAATAGTATTTTGCAAGTATGTTACAATTGGTGTATCGCATACGGTATTTTTTTGAAAAACGAGGTTTTTATGTAAGTTCTCGCCTAGCAGACCGGTTAGGAATGCGAGTAAAAAACGTTCGTCTTTTTTTTATTTATTTATCTTTTGCAACGCTAGGGATAGGTTTTGCAGTGTATGTTACGCTTGCGTTTTGGTTGCGTTTGAAAGATTTGGTATATGCAAAACGAACTTCAGTTTTTGATTTATAAAGTATTTTAAAGTTGGCTATTTAATGATATTGAGTAACTTTAACAAGACTATATTCTGTTTTACAACCATTTTTAGTTAATGAAACACTTCCTTAATTCAAGATTATACGGAGCGGTTTTTTTATTGATTACCGTATTTTCAATTGGTATTTTGGCCTTTCGGTTTTTCTCGGGATACACGTGGATAGATGCCATTTACATGACCGTAATCAGCATTACTACGGTAGGTTTTCAGGAAGTTAGGCCTTTAGGTCCTGTAGAGAAAATTTTCACTTCACTTCTTATTCTTTCCAGTATATTTATAGTCGGGTATGCTATTTCGGTAATTACAGAATATATTTTAAGTAAAAATAATATAGGTAATTTAAAGCAAAAAAGAGTGCAAAAAAAAATAGATTCATTGCGTGACCACGTGATTGTTTGTGGATATGGTCGCAACGGAAAACAAGCCGTTGAAAAACTTGCAGATTATAAAAAGGAATTTGTTGTAGTAGAGATTGATGAACAAATTGTTGAACGATTTTTAAACACAGAAATACTTTATATTTTGGGCAATGCAGATGAAGATGAAATACTTATAAAAGCTGGAATAGAAAGAGCTTCAACATTAATTTGTGCGTTGCCAAGTGATGCAGATAACCTTTTTGTAGTGCTTTCTGCACGACAGATTAACCCTAATTTAAAAATAATAAGTAGAGCAACTGAAGAGACCAGCTATCAAAAATTAAAATTAGCCGGTGCCGATAACGTTATAATGCCAGATAAAATAGGAGGAGCTCACATGGCAAATTTGGTTGTAACGCCAGACTTAGTAGAGTTTTTGGATAACCTTTCTGTTTCTGGAGAACAAGATAGTATTAATGTAGAACAAATACCATTTAAAAATGTTTCACCAGACGGAAGTGAGAAAGCAATTTTAGAATTAGATATCCGAAATAAAACCGGCTGTTCAGTAATTGGGTATAAAGCACCTGAAGGCACCTATGTAGTTAATCCTGAGCCTTCCATGAAACTAAAAAAAGGATCGAGTTTGATATTAATTGGAAGACCAGAACAAATTAAAAACTTAAAGAAATTATACAATGTTTAAGAAACTGTTAATTTTTTAACGTGTAAATATTTGAATTACCCTAAATTTTTTAGCATATTGCCAAAACAAATTTTTTGAATCGAATAGTAATTAACTAAAATAAACAATGAAGAAGCTACTTCTTTCCCTATTTTCAATTTTAACCCCATTATTAACATTCGCACAAGATACTAGCACATCAGCTTCAATTGATGCTAAGTTTAAAGAGTATACAGGATGGTTTGTTGAGTTCATTTTTTACGAAATACCTTTTTCTGAAGAATTTCAAATCCCTTGGGTTTTAATTGTTTTGGTAGGTGGTGCTACTTATTTTTCAATATATTTTAAGTTAATAAACTTTACAGGATTTTGGACAGCCATAAAAGTTGTTCGTGGAAAATATGAAGACATTGAAAAACACGGTGCAGATACGTTATATGGTGATTCTACACCCAATGAGGGCGGAAATATAATTGAAACCATGCGTGATGATAGTGCAGATGGAGAAGTTTCGCACTTTCAGGCGTTAACAGCCGCACTTTCAGCAACAGTAGGTTTAGGAAATATTGCCGGAGTTGCTGTGGCTTTATCCATTGGAGGA harbors:
- a CDS encoding DUF202 domain-containing protein, producing the protein MKREAQKLFKYLRTKPVPVNTREILALERTKLANERTLLAYIKASLYLLLGGLALLGLEDFQSIRWLGYVALVVCIVFLGVGIMRYIVLNRRLYKWHRVLFTDTIPEENNTDDTASK
- a CDS encoding PLP-dependent cysteine synthase family protein, with the translated sequence MKYAENILGTIGNTPLVKINKLAEEIPALVLAKYETFNPGNSVKDRMAVKMIEDAEADGRLKPGGTIIEGTSGNTGMGLALAAIIKGYKMVCVISDKQSKEKMDILRAVGSEVVVCPTDVEPDDPRSYYSTSKRLAEETPNSWYVNQYDNPSNAKAHYESTGPEIWEQTEGKITHFVVGVGTGGTISGVGKYLKEKNPNIKIWGIDTYGSVFKKYHETGEFDEKEIYPYITEGIGEDILPANVDFDIIDGFTKVTDKDAAVYTRKLAEEEGMFLGNSAGAAMKGLLQLKDKFSKDDVVVVLFHDHGSRYVAKIYNDDWMRKQGFIE
- a CDS encoding DUF2851 family protein — encoded protein: MKEDFLHYVWKFQKFTTTQLHSTQGELVNVISVGMHNHNSGPDFFNAKISIDGQLWAGNVEIHLKASDWYAHHHEKDTAYDSVILHVVWEQDAEVFTKDNASIPTIELKNCVDTKILTRYKELFAKKQRWIPCDNQFSQVDSFILTNWLERLYFERLQQKSELILKELATSNNHWEAVLFKLLAKNFGLKVNGDSFYSIAQSIDFSVVKKCVQPLDLEALLMGQAGLLAGHNEDGYGKKLQQTYMYLCHKFNISNTEVVVPKYFRLRPPNFPTIRLSQLAMLYANQKHLFSKIISISEKNDFYTLFDVSASTYWDAHYNFGTVSSKRKKKLTKTFIDLLLINTIIPLKFCYASYLKKDISEEIIRLATSIAKEQNTIIKKFNALMPIAETALQSQGLLQLKNQYCDQIQCLQCAVGTSILNKQSEEF
- a CDS encoding PspC domain-containing protein, which encodes MLQLVYRIRYFFEKRGFYVSSRLADRLGMRVKNVRLFFIYLSFATLGIGFAVYVTLAFWLRLKDLVYAKRTSVFDL
- a CDS encoding ABC transporter permease — protein: MNFEFFIARRIIASKDYKSSISAPIIKIAITAIAIGIIMMLVSIATGVGLQKKIREKVSAFNGDIIITNFDTNFSDDSQIPISKQQDFYPKFSSVDGIKHIQISALKGGVIRTAENFEGVVVKGVGDDYNWAVFDDFIVEGRLPDYSENLNDEILISQYLANRLQFKVGDRVNTFFLQDAENRKTRSRGFTIVGIYNSGFQQFDEQYIIADIRHIQRLNKWDDNQIGAFEVFVDDFDNIQSIGNAVYNETSSTLDTQTIRDKYGAIFEWLDLFDFNIALIIGIMILVAGINMITALLVLILERTQMIGILKALGSNDWSVRKVFIYNAMYLIGVGLFWGNVIGLALLFLQKYFKLFPLNPDTYYVTEAPVYIDIGYILLLNAGTFILCLLMLLIPSYIIAKISPVKAIRFE
- a CDS encoding TrkA family potassium uptake protein; protein product: MKHFLNSRLYGAVFLLITVFSIGILAFRFFSGYTWIDAIYMTVISITTVGFQEVRPLGPVEKIFTSLLILSSIFIVGYAISVITEYILSKNNIGNLKQKRVQKKIDSLRDHVIVCGYGRNGKQAVEKLADYKKEFVVVEIDEQIVERFLNTEILYILGNADEDEILIKAGIERASTLICALPSDADNLFVVLSARQINPNLKIISRATEETSYQKLKLAGADNVIMPDKIGGAHMANLVVTPDLVEFLDNLSVSGEQDSINVEQIPFKNVSPDGSEKAILELDIRNKTGCSVIGYKAPEGTYVVNPEPSMKLKKGSSLILIGRPEQIKNLKKLYNV